One genomic region from Leptospira tipperaryensis encodes:
- a CDS encoding YqjF family protein — MVQYWEELAFLHWEVSKEFLDEVLPNGLEADTFEGKAYIGLVPFRMKGVRPMYLPPLPWISYFPELNVRTYVKNGEKQGVYFFSLDAANRLVVEIARKFFYLPYLYAKISIRSEGNQKEFFSFRKDHRAAAAEFHAEYKPISEVYRSKPGTLENWLTERYCLYSQDSKGRIYRGEVHHVPWPLQKGECIIHKNELLQSHDIPILEDTFLVHYSESIQVLLYPLEPIS, encoded by the coding sequence ATGGTTCAGTATTGGGAAGAACTGGCATTTTTACACTGGGAAGTTTCGAAAGAATTTTTGGACGAAGTTTTGCCGAACGGGTTGGAAGCGGATACTTTTGAAGGAAAGGCTTATATAGGATTGGTACCTTTTCGAATGAAAGGAGTGAGACCAATGTATTTGCCGCCCTTACCATGGATTTCTTATTTTCCGGAATTGAATGTTCGGACCTACGTAAAGAATGGAGAAAAACAAGGAGTTTATTTCTTTAGTTTGGACGCGGCCAATCGTCTTGTCGTCGAGATCGCAAGAAAGTTTTTTTATCTTCCCTATCTCTACGCAAAGATTTCCATACGAAGCGAGGGGAATCAAAAAGAATTCTTCTCGTTTAGAAAAGATCATCGCGCGGCGGCTGCGGAATTTCACGCAGAATACAAACCCATCTCCGAGGTGTATCGATCAAAGCCGGGAACTCTTGAAAACTGGCTCACAGAAAGATACTGTCTTTATTCTCAAGATTCTAAAGGAAGAATATATAGAGGAGAAGTTCATCACGTTCCTTGGCCGCTTCAAAAAGGAGAATGTATCATTCATAAAAATGAGCTTCTCCAAAGTCATGACATTCCCATCCTAGAAGACACATTTCTCGTTCACTATTCCGAATCGATTCAGGTTTTACTCTATCCTCTGGAGCCGATTTCTTAG
- a CDS encoding AMP-binding protein, producing MSEYVGKDYIKNEYLEILKKGRLTEQERDLFLRKESLGEDIIIQASSGSTSEPLLIPRSKADVADIAKRVIRPYVEFYQSYPERIALFGGISHTEAAVKLQMGSITMRSFQLDEIDQLDTFDPHVISCYPSVVRELIDDPTVSLKNLKAIKLGGERIYFSDLRKIFRRFSNVLLIEQYGSTEMPAVALRIFKNAIDPSYYQLQNERFSFQIPMDIDGWHPLVVQDNFTDLLFPIGKFYDMGDDVLCKSGKIVDVRRRGDRSFEYREEVEQLLNLGLTNVQIDPQQAQIFYSGDSEKIGPYSIKGKAYSFLKQKLNRIHPSNKLPVLV from the coding sequence ATGAGCGAGTATGTAGGAAAGGATTATATTAAAAATGAATATTTGGAAATCTTAAAGAAGGGAAGGTTAACGGAACAGGAGCGAGATCTGTTTCTTCGAAAGGAATCTTTGGGCGAGGATATAATTATTCAGGCTTCGAGCGGGAGCACTTCCGAACCTTTGCTTATTCCAAGGTCTAAAGCGGACGTTGCGGACATTGCAAAGAGGGTCATTCGTCCTTATGTCGAATTCTATCAATCCTATCCGGAAAGAATCGCTCTTTTTGGAGGAATCTCTCATACCGAAGCGGCGGTTAAATTACAAATGGGTTCGATAACGATGCGGTCCTTTCAATTGGACGAGATTGATCAATTGGATACGTTTGACCCGCACGTCATCTCCTGTTATCCGAGCGTGGTTCGAGAGTTGATCGACGATCCGACGGTTTCCCTGAAGAATCTAAAGGCGATCAAGTTAGGCGGAGAAAGAATTTATTTTTCCGATTTAAGAAAGATATTTAGGAGATTTTCGAATGTCTTGCTGATCGAGCAGTACGGCTCCACCGAGATGCCGGCAGTCGCTCTCCGGATTTTTAAGAATGCCATTGATCCTTCCTATTATCAACTTCAGAACGAAAGATTTTCCTTTCAGATTCCTATGGATATCGACGGTTGGCATCCGTTGGTCGTTCAGGATAATTTTACCGATTTGCTTTTTCCGATCGGTAAGTTTTATGATATGGGGGACGACGTCCTTTGTAAGTCGGGGAAGATCGTCGATGTAAGAAGAAGAGGGGATCGTTCTTTCGAATACCGAGAGGAAGTCGAGCAACTCCTGAACCTTGGCCTGACCAATGTTCAGATCGACCCGCAACAGGCTCAGATATTTTATTCCGGTGATTCGGAAAAGATCGGACCGTACTCGATTAAGGGGAAAGCGTATTCTTTTTTAAAACAAAAATTGAATCGAATCCATCCATCCAATAAGTTACCGGTTTTGGTTTAA
- the ccrA gene encoding crotonyl-CoA carboxylase/reductase gives MSQIESVPIGTLPPLGQVPKKMYAQVVRPERFGDPIKAIQEELIDVPEIAPDEVLVAVMAAGVNYNNVWAALGFPVDVIGARNKKGEPEKFHIGGSDASGIVYKVGADVKNVKVGDEVVLHCGIWDKNDPWVKAGKDPMFAPSQLIWGYETNWGSFAQFCKVQDHQCLPKPKHLSWEEAAAYMLVGATAYRMLHHWKPNDVQKDDVVLIWGGAGGLGAMAIQIVKAAGGIPIAVVSEDDKFDFCMKLGAAGVINRKKFNHWGALTSEINKMEKFAEWTKSAREFGKAIWDIAGKGKNPKIVFEHPGETTIPTSMFVCETGGMVVICAGTTGFNATVDLRYLWMRQKRLQGSHFANDENSKGLNDLVIEKKVDPCLSKTFAWNETAASHQLMKENKHPAGNMSILVGADKPGLGKK, from the coding sequence ATGAGCCAAATTGAATCCGTTCCAATCGGAACCCTCCCACCCTTGGGACAGGTTCCTAAAAAAATGTATGCACAGGTCGTTCGTCCCGAGCGTTTTGGAGATCCGATCAAAGCAATTCAGGAAGAACTCATCGATGTTCCAGAAATAGCTCCGGACGAAGTGCTCGTCGCGGTAATGGCAGCCGGTGTAAATTATAACAACGTTTGGGCCGCTCTCGGATTTCCCGTAGATGTAATCGGCGCAAGAAACAAAAAAGGTGAACCCGAGAAGTTTCATATCGGCGGATCCGACGCGTCCGGTATCGTTTATAAAGTCGGTGCGGATGTTAAGAATGTAAAAGTCGGAGACGAAGTCGTTCTTCACTGCGGAATCTGGGATAAAAACGATCCTTGGGTGAAAGCGGGAAAAGATCCTATGTTCGCGCCTTCTCAGTTGATCTGGGGATACGAAACGAACTGGGGTTCTTTCGCGCAATTCTGCAAAGTGCAAGACCATCAGTGTCTTCCAAAACCGAAACACCTTTCTTGGGAAGAAGCCGCCGCTTACATGTTAGTCGGTGCGACCGCTTATAGAATGCTTCATCACTGGAAACCGAACGACGTACAAAAAGACGACGTCGTTTTGATCTGGGGAGGAGCGGGTGGACTCGGTGCGATGGCGATTCAAATCGTAAAAGCTGCCGGTGGAATTCCAATCGCAGTCGTATCCGAAGACGATAAGTTCGACTTCTGTATGAAGTTAGGCGCCGCGGGAGTAATCAATCGAAAGAAGTTCAACCACTGGGGAGCTTTGACTTCCGAAATCAACAAGATGGAAAAATTCGCAGAATGGACCAAGTCCGCTCGCGAATTCGGAAAGGCCATCTGGGACATCGCGGGAAAAGGAAAAAATCCTAAGATCGTTTTCGAACATCCGGGAGAAACCACCATTCCTACTTCCATGTTTGTTTGTGAAACAGGAGGTATGGTTGTCATCTGTGCCGGAACCACCGGTTTCAACGCGACCGTTGACTTACGTTATCTCTGGATGAGACAAAAACGTCTTCAAGGTTCTCACTTTGCAAACGATGAAAACTCAAAAGGTCTCAACGACTTAGTCATCGAGAAAAAAGTCGATCCTTGTCTTTCCAAAACCTTTGCCTGGAACGAGACGGCTGCTTCTCACCAGTTGATGAAGGAAAACAAACATCCTGCTGGAAATATGTCTATCTTAGTAGGAGCCGACAAACCGGGACTAGGAAAAAAATAA
- a CDS encoding TetR/AcrR family transcriptional regulator — translation MIRKKVKSTGETGKSQQTRSLLFKTAISLFQKEGYDQTTMRAIAQKAGLAVGATYYHFKTKEDIVLEFYRLTQEEANIQNIEYCKSELDLKARVKNIIRFKLGQFQGYEKFLHVLARSGGDPKHPLSPFSKETQQIREDAVSLFRNAIETSKDSVPSDLAKDLPFLFWLLQLGIIYVWLFDSSIKKKKAETLLEKGLDLVFQLLKLSSLPIFRSVRKSVLSMIGLFKD, via the coding sequence ATGATTCGAAAAAAAGTCAAATCCACAGGAGAAACCGGAAAGTCTCAACAAACCCGGTCTCTCCTTTTTAAAACCGCAATTTCATTATTTCAAAAGGAAGGTTACGATCAGACCACGATGAGAGCGATCGCTCAAAAAGCCGGTCTTGCGGTCGGAGCCACCTACTACCACTTTAAAACCAAAGAAGACATCGTTCTTGAATTCTACAGACTTACACAAGAAGAAGCAAATATTCAAAATATAGAATATTGTAAATCCGAACTGGATCTAAAAGCGAGGGTGAAGAATATCATCCGTTTCAAACTCGGACAATTTCAGGGATATGAAAAATTCCTACACGTTCTCGCCAGAAGCGGCGGAGATCCGAAACATCCTCTTTCTCCTTTTAGCAAAGAAACTCAACAAATTCGAGAGGACGCGGTTTCGCTTTTTCGAAACGCCATCGAAACTTCCAAAGATTCTGTTCCTTCCGATTTAGCAAAAGATCTTCCTTTTCTATTCTGGCTTTTACAGTTGGGAATCATCTATGTCTGGTTATTCGATTCTTCCATAAAAAAGAAAAAAGCGGAGACCTTGCTTGAAAAAGGATTGGATCTCGTTTTTCAGCTTCTCAAACTTTCTTCCCTACCGATTTTTCGATCCGTTCGAAAATCCGTTTTGTCCATGATTGGACTTTTTAAAGATTAA
- a CDS encoding PPK2 family polyphosphate kinase: MNLKDVNTLPSADKNKEEVLLKTAEYLKDLSKLQEKLYAKKERSVLILLQGVDTAGKDGTIKHVFAGLNPLGCSVKAWTKPNSEEIQYDFLWRIHKYVPSKGMIYIHNRSHYEDVIMPLVHGTLPEKRIKERMESIRNFERHLSRENNTLILKFFLHISKTEQKERIEERIKDPDKKWKYDPSDEVTQEHWEEYRSAYETILNEKDQEKEWNLIPSDKKWYRNYKVAKIICTELDKIVS; encoded by the coding sequence ATGAATTTAAAAGACGTCAACACTCTCCCCTCTGCTGATAAAAACAAAGAGGAAGTTCTTCTCAAAACGGCTGAATATCTCAAAGATCTTTCTAAACTTCAGGAAAAATTATACGCAAAAAAAGAACGTTCCGTTTTGATTCTTCTACAAGGGGTTGATACCGCCGGGAAAGACGGGACCATCAAACACGTTTTTGCAGGATTGAACCCTTTGGGTTGTTCGGTTAAAGCTTGGACAAAGCCGAATTCGGAAGAAATACAATATGATTTTCTTTGGAGAATTCATAAGTATGTTCCATCGAAAGGAATGATCTATATTCACAATCGCTCACATTACGAAGACGTAATTATGCCTCTCGTCCACGGAACTCTTCCGGAAAAAAGAATCAAAGAAAGAATGGAGTCTATCCGTAATTTTGAAAGACATCTTTCGAGAGAAAACAACACTCTCATTCTAAAATTCTTTTTACACATCTCCAAAACGGAACAAAAGGAAAGAATCGAGGAAAGAATCAAAGATCCGGACAAAAAGTGGAAGTATGATCCCTCGGACGAAGTCACTCAAGAACACTGGGAAGAATATCGATCCGCCTATGAAACGATCCTCAATGAGAAGGATCAGGAGAAAGAATGGAATCTGATTCCCTCCGATAAGAAATGGTATCGCAATTACAAAGTCGCAAAAATCATCTGCACGGAATTGGACAAAATCGTTTCCTGA
- a CDS encoding LIC10244 family PerRA/PerRB upregulated protein, with product MLAHIKSDQLFCKDSEKEQSLVTLGMMLELCEKCYVFGKYFLIDEFNSEKHPFLLRKGFELLGIGMDSENVRNILKGYILSGSYEGKELLDRIIILEGMETIQKELHISIFLERVASYFGESYQKNFWDYVMEKRKEIDTILLNDFYAEFCNSKPQIDSDILLSRAFHSLSHNELKDLLRQVSLPDLAGALKSVREKLVIQVLDFLDRESSRWLMKELMKSDDSYDSSEKVKEAQLKILGLFASKRGMNRDF from the coding sequence ATGCTGGCACACATAAAATCGGATCAGCTTTTTTGCAAAGACAGCGAGAAAGAACAGAGCTTAGTTACTCTCGGAATGATGTTGGAACTCTGCGAAAAGTGTTATGTTTTTGGAAAATATTTTTTGATCGATGAGTTCAATTCGGAAAAACATCCGTTTCTTTTGAGAAAAGGTTTTGAACTTTTAGGAATCGGAATGGATTCCGAAAATGTTCGAAATATTTTGAAAGGTTATATTCTTTCCGGAAGTTATGAAGGAAAAGAACTTTTAGATAGAATTATTATTTTGGAAGGAATGGAAACCATTCAGAAAGAATTGCACATTTCCATTTTTTTAGAAAGAGTCGCTTCTTATTTCGGAGAATCCTATCAGAAGAATTTTTGGGATTACGTGATGGAGAAGAGAAAGGAAATCGATACGATTCTCCTCAATGATTTTTATGCGGAGTTTTGTAATTCCAAACCTCAGATCGATTCCGATATTCTTTTAAGCCGCGCTTTTCATTCTCTTTCTCACAACGAATTGAAAGATCTTCTTAGACAAGTCAGTCTTCCCGATTTGGCGGGCGCGCTGAAAAGCGTTCGTGAAAAACTTGTCATTCAAGTTTTAGATTTTTTGGATCGAGAATCTTCTCGATGGTTGATGAAAGAACTTATGAAATCCGATGATTCTTATGACAGCTCTGAAAAAGTAAAAGAGGCCCAGTTGAAGATCCTCGGTTTATTCGCTTCGAAACGAGGAATGAATCGGGATTTTTAG